The Siansivirga zeaxanthinifaciens CC-SAMT-1 region CTTTTAATTAAAAACTTTCAATGTGAATAAAATTGATATTGCAAATTGTTTCATATTCGTAAGTGTCTTTTATTCTATTATATATAATAGGTGCTTTTAGTTCTAACCTCATAAACTTAATGTAGTTGTAAACTGTTCGCTCGGATACATTTAATGCATACGCTAGTTCTTTTGGGGTACCTGTACTTTCTTTTAGAATTCTTTCATGAATTTTATTAATAACACGTATATCCATTTTTAAAAAAACAATTTTAAGGAATCCTACTGAAGCCCGATTTCAGTTAAGTTTTTTTTAAAAAATAAGCATACCTTTTGGTTTATTTACTCGCATAAAAAGCTTTACCAAAACCCTTATTTTCAGCAAATAAAATGGGTTATAAATATTATAATTGGAAACATTTGGGAAATCTTATGGAAAAATATTTCCATAAGATTTCCATAAGAATTTATAGTTTTATCAAGAAGTAAAAATGGTTTAATATGTATAAACAAGTTGTCCTCAAGACATTTGAAAAGGGTAAGAAAGAGATACCAGGTAAAACTACAAAAACCCAAATCTCTGAACATATTTCAACGGTATTATTTAATGATTTTAAAATTCAAATAAGCGGAAGGACATTACGAAATTTGTTT contains the following coding sequences:
- a CDS encoding HTH domain-containing protein → MDIRVINKIHERILKESTGTPKELAYALNVSERTVYNYIKFMRLELKAPIIYNRIKDTYEYETICNINFIHIESF